The Solibacillus sp. FSL W7-1436 genome window below encodes:
- a CDS encoding LacI family DNA-binding transcriptional regulator, whose protein sequence is MGSTIYDVAKEAGVSIATVSKVVNGTGRISEKTIKHVNEVMRRLNYQPSTIASALTSKRTYTLGIIVPNIANPFFGEVTRIIEKYAHESGYTMMVCSTYNEIEREIQNIQLLLRQQVDGMIIATEQISNEVLMELNIRNVPIVKFSAFNDSEKMLSISTDNYKGGQKAAAYLYENGHRDIWIIGEKSRHSEQQRIAGFRAYFDQMGHELDDSVVFHSDTEYEDAIEMVKQLLKQDNLPSAIFVTTDIVAVILMNIAQQMGIRVPEDLSVIGFDNTIFAQLYHPQLTTIAQPVNEMGCLAVESLINTIEEKITSPFQLTYFEPKLIERATVKKLEVKTV, encoded by the coding sequence ATGGGAAGTACAATTTATGACGTAGCAAAAGAGGCGGGTGTTTCGATCGCCACTGTTTCTAAAGTAGTAAATGGTACAGGCCGGATTAGTGAGAAAACAATTAAGCATGTGAATGAAGTAATGAGGAGGCTGAATTACCAGCCTAGTACAATAGCTTCTGCCTTAACTAGCAAGAGAACCTATACATTAGGCATCATTGTGCCAAATATAGCAAATCCGTTCTTTGGAGAAGTTACCAGAATTATTGAAAAATATGCACATGAGTCAGGCTATACGATGATGGTTTGCAGTACCTACAATGAAATCGAACGTGAGATTCAGAATATTCAACTTTTGCTGCGACAACAAGTAGACGGCATGATTATTGCTACCGAGCAGATTTCAAATGAAGTATTGATGGAATTAAACATAAGAAATGTGCCGATTGTAAAGTTTTCAGCTTTTAATGATTCTGAAAAGATGCTCAGTATTTCAACTGACAACTATAAAGGCGGTCAAAAGGCAGCTGCATATTTATATGAAAATGGACACCGTGATATTTGGATTATAGGTGAAAAGAGCAGGCATAGTGAGCAACAAAGGATTGCCGGTTTTAGAGCTTATTTTGATCAAATGGGACATGAATTGGATGATTCTGTAGTCTTTCATTCGGATACAGAGTATGAAGATGCAATTGAAATGGTAAAGCAATTATTAAAGCAGGATAATCTTCCTTCGGCAATATTTGTAACGACGGATATTGTGGCAGTTATCTTGATGAACATTGCGCAGCAAATGGGCATCCGTGTTCCTGAAGATCTCTCGGTTATCGGATTTGATAATACAATTTTTGCACAGCTTTATCACCCGCAGCTGACTACCATTGCGCAGCCAGTAAACGAAATGGGATGTTTAGCGGTTGAATCCTTGATAAATACAATTGAAGAAAAGATTACATCACCTTTTCAGTTAACTTATTTTGAACCTAAATTAATTGAACGTGCTACGGTGAAAAAACTGGAGGTTAAAACAGTATGA
- the iolG gene encoding inositol 2-dehydrogenase translates to MITVGVIGAGRIGQLHVNNLKRIPGIRIKAIADVQKDLISQWAKTNGIDVVTDNPLDIINDSEIDAVLICSPTTTHADLIKQAAMAKKHIFCEKPISFSAQETKEALQVVEEQGVILQVGFNRRFDQNFRTVRDKVERGEIGRVHTLRITSRDPHPPPIDYIKTSGGLFMDMMIHDFDMARYIVQSEIVEVFVKGTTLIDEQIAECGDIDTAMVLLTFENGAIGIIENSRKSAYGYDQRLEVFGADGALNVENNRPNNVTKLTVNGIEAEKPYHFFLERYSQAYIDEMLEFYRTIMMGLPVVCSGQDGYAAELIAEACKESLQFGKAVSLRGSEEHVTNK, encoded by the coding sequence ATGATAACAGTGGGAGTTATTGGAGCGGGTAGAATAGGGCAGTTACATGTCAACAATTTAAAGCGTATTCCCGGTATCCGGATAAAGGCGATTGCCGATGTTCAGAAAGACTTGATTAGTCAATGGGCAAAAACTAATGGGATTGATGTGGTCACGGATAATCCATTAGATATTATCAATGATTCAGAGATTGATGCAGTACTAATCTGCAGTCCAACTACTACACATGCCGACCTGATTAAACAGGCGGCAATGGCCAAAAAGCATATTTTTTGTGAAAAGCCGATCAGCTTTTCCGCGCAGGAAACAAAGGAAGCTTTACAGGTAGTAGAAGAGCAAGGGGTTATATTACAAGTAGGATTTAATCGACGTTTTGATCAGAACTTTAGAACAGTAAGAGACAAAGTTGAACGTGGCGAAATCGGTCGAGTGCATACATTAAGGATTACTTCCCGTGATCCACATCCGCCGCCGATTGATTATATTAAGACTTCAGGTGGGCTGTTTATGGATATGATGATTCATGATTTTGATATGGCCCGTTATATTGTTCAGTCTGAAATTGTCGAAGTATTTGTTAAAGGTACTACATTGATTGATGAGCAAATTGCGGAATGCGGTGATATTGATACTGCAATGGTGCTGTTGACGTTTGAAAATGGTGCAATTGGCATCATTGAAAACAGTCGTAAATCTGCCTATGGATACGATCAGCGTTTAGAAGTTTTTGGGGCGGATGGAGCACTGAATGTGGAAAATAACCGTCCGAATAATGTAACAAAGCTAACGGTAAACGGTATTGAAGCGGAAAAACCATACCATTTCTTTTTGGAACGTTATTCACAAGCATATATCGATGAAATGCTGGAATTTTACAGAACAATTATGATGGGGCTTCCTGTTGTTTGCAGTGGACAGGATGGATATGCAGCCGAGCTTATTGCCGAAGCTTGCAAAGAATCTTTACAGTTTGGGAAAGCGGTTTCTCTGAGAGGAAGTGAAGAGCATGTTACCAATAAATAA
- the iolC gene encoding 5-dehydro-2-deoxygluconokinase, which translates to MLPINKTTDLVAIGRACIDLNANEIHRPMEQTMTFTKYVGGSPANIAIGLARLGMKVGFIGKLANDQMGRFIHQYFVEEGIDTKGIVTDHTGAVTGLAFTEIISPSECSILMYRDNVADLLLNSSEVNEELIAQSKWLLVSGTALAKSPSREAVFVALDYAKKYDTKVVFDLDYRPYTWESDRETAVYYNLVAEKCHLIIGTREEFDMMEALLQESHEDEVTAQKWFDYSADVVIIKHGGKGSIAYSKDGEKVQSGIYETAVLKTFGAGDSYASAFLYQYLQGGSLEDSMKYGSASASIVISKHSCSDAMPTLEELESKIMQGTYIK; encoded by the coding sequence ATGTTACCAATAAATAAAACAACTGATCTTGTGGCAATCGGCCGGGCATGCATAGATCTGAATGCCAATGAGATTCATAGACCGATGGAGCAGACGATGACATTTACAAAATATGTAGGCGGTTCACCGGCTAATATTGCTATTGGATTAGCAAGATTAGGAATGAAAGTTGGTTTTATAGGTAAATTGGCAAATGATCAAATGGGACGCTTCATCCATCAGTACTTTGTTGAAGAAGGCATTGATACAAAAGGTATTGTAACCGATCACACAGGTGCTGTAACCGGACTTGCTTTTACGGAAATTATCAGTCCAAGCGAATGCAGCATTTTAATGTACCGTGATAATGTGGCAGATTTACTATTAAATTCATCAGAAGTAAATGAAGAGCTGATTGCGCAAAGTAAATGGTTACTTGTATCGGGTACAGCGTTAGCAAAAAGCCCTTCGCGTGAGGCGGTCTTTGTAGCACTGGATTATGCAAAAAAATATGATACGAAAGTCGTCTTTGATTTAGATTACCGCCCATATACTTGGGAATCTGATAGAGAAACGGCTGTCTATTATAATTTAGTAGCTGAAAAGTGTCATTTAATCATAGGAACACGTGAAGAATTCGATATGATGGAAGCTTTATTACAGGAAAGTCATGAGGATGAAGTGACAGCACAGAAGTGGTTTGATTATAGTGCGGATGTTGTCATTATTAAGCATGGCGGTAAAGGCTCCATTGCTTATAGCAAAGACGGAGAGAAAGTGCAAAGCGGGATTTATGAGACAGCTGTTTTAAAGACATTTGGGGCAGGGGATTCTTATGCTTCGGCGTTTCTGTACCAGTATTTACAAGGTGGTTCGTTGGAGGACAGCATGAAATATGGAAGTGCTTCAGCATCGATTGTAATCTCAAAACATAGCTGCTCTGATGCGATGCCGACATTAGAGGAATTGGAAAGTAAAATAATGCAAGGAACATATATCAAATAA